One window of the Staphylococcus equorum genome contains the following:
- a CDS encoding TIGR01212 family radical SAM protein (This family includes YhcC from E. coli K-12, an uncharacterized radical SAM protein.), with protein sequence MGQFFPYAFENKRYHTWNYHLKNKFGQKIFKVAIDGGFDCPNRDGTVAHGGCTFCSAAGSGDFAGNRVDPIDVQFQQIKDRMHEKWSDGQYIAYFQAFTNTHAPVEELREKYETALKEPGVVGLSIGTRPDCLPDDVVEYLAELNERTYLWVELGLQTVHQETSDLINRAHDMQTYHEGIAKLRKHNINICTHIINGLPGEDYTMMMETAKEVAQMDVQGIKIHLLHLLKGTPMVKQYDKGMLEFMSQDEYTKLVCDQLEIIPKEMIVHRITGDGPIDLMVGPMWSVNKWEVLNEIDNELGRRESYQGKHFESKIKS encoded by the coding sequence ATGGGACAATTTTTCCCTTACGCATTCGAGAATAAAAGATATCACACTTGGAATTATCACTTAAAAAATAAATTCGGACAAAAGATTTTCAAAGTAGCAATTGACGGTGGCTTTGATTGTCCTAATAGAGACGGTACTGTAGCACATGGAGGATGTACTTTCTGTTCAGCTGCAGGTAGCGGAGATTTTGCAGGTAATCGTGTGGATCCAATCGATGTACAATTTCAACAAATTAAAGATAGAATGCACGAAAAATGGAGTGACGGTCAATACATTGCTTACTTCCAAGCATTTACAAATACGCATGCACCTGTCGAAGAATTACGTGAAAAATATGAAACTGCTTTAAAGGAACCGGGTGTTGTTGGCCTTTCAATAGGTACACGACCTGATTGTTTACCTGATGATGTGGTTGAGTATTTGGCAGAGTTAAACGAGCGTACATATTTATGGGTAGAACTTGGTTTACAAACAGTTCACCAAGAAACATCAGATTTAATCAATCGCGCACATGATATGCAAACATATCATGAAGGTATCGCCAAATTACGGAAACATAACATTAATATTTGTACACATATTATTAATGGTTTGCCAGGTGAAGACTATACAATGATGATGGAGACGGCTAAAGAAGTCGCTCAAATGGACGTCCAAGGTATTAAAATCCATTTACTACATTTACTTAAAGGCACACCAATGGTGAAACAGTATGATAAAGGCATGTTAGAATTTATGTCACAGGATGAATATACTAAATTAGTTTGTGACCAATTAGAAATTATTCCAAAAGAAATGATTGTTCATAGAATTACTGGTGATGGTCCGATTGATTTAATGGTAGGTCCAATGTGGAGCGTAAATAAATGGGAAGTACTGAACGAAATCGATAATGAACTTGGTCGCAGAGAATCATATCAAGGAAAACATTTTGAAAGTAAGATAAAAT
- a CDS encoding MDR family MFS transporter, giving the protein MKMPKSVWWLVIGMALNITGSSFLWPLNTIYMNEQLDKSLTMAGFVLMINSFGMVIGNLLGGNLFDKLGGYPTIMIGTVICLISTTLLNFFHGWPWYAVWLVALGFGGGMIIPAIYALAGAAWPQGGRQTFNAIYLAQNLGVAIGAASGGFVAELSFNYIFIANLLMYVAFAVVAITQFNIKLDVKVKSNDTMSLLSKQNRVQFIALSLLCVMFSICWIAYIQWESTIASFTQEINMSMSQYSLLWTVNGIMILVAQPLIMPVIRLLKGNLKYQMLVGIAIFIMSFLVTSFAEQFSVFMIGMIILTLGEMFVWPAVPTIANQLAPKGKEGAFQGYVNSAATVGKAFGPLIGGVLVDTFNMQAMFLSMIGLLVIAVFFLMIYDRKLPKDV; this is encoded by the coding sequence ATGAAAATGCCTAAATCAGTGTGGTGGTTAGTTATTGGGATGGCATTAAATATCACTGGCTCAAGTTTTTTATGGCCCTTAAATACAATTTATATGAATGAACAATTAGATAAAAGTCTTACAATGGCTGGTTTTGTCCTAATGATCAATTCGTTTGGTATGGTTATTGGTAATTTATTAGGTGGTAATTTATTTGATAAATTAGGTGGCTACCCAACGATTATGATAGGTACAGTTATATGTTTAATCAGTACAACGCTATTAAATTTCTTCCATGGGTGGCCTTGGTATGCGGTTTGGCTCGTAGCATTAGGTTTTGGCGGGGGTATGATTATTCCAGCTATTTATGCACTCGCAGGCGCTGCATGGCCTCAAGGTGGCCGCCAAACATTTAACGCAATCTATTTAGCGCAAAATTTAGGTGTCGCTATAGGAGCAGCATCCGGAGGTTTTGTGGCAGAGTTGAGTTTCAATTACATATTTATAGCAAACTTATTAATGTATGTAGCATTTGCAGTTGTAGCAATCACACAATTTAATATTAAACTTGATGTGAAAGTAAAATCGAATGATACGATGTCCTTATTATCTAAACAAAACAGAGTTCAATTTATTGCGCTATCACTTTTATGTGTGATGTTTAGTATTTGTTGGATTGCATACATTCAATGGGAGAGTACGATTGCTTCTTTCACTCAAGAAATTAATATGTCAATGAGCCAATACAGTTTGTTATGGACTGTTAATGGTATTATGATTCTGGTTGCACAACCGCTAATTATGCCGGTAATCAGGTTACTAAAAGGTAATTTAAAATATCAAATGTTGGTAGGTATAGCGATTTTTATAATGTCGTTCTTAGTGACAAGTTTTGCTGAACAATTTTCAGTGTTCATGATAGGTATGATTATACTAACATTAGGTGAAATGTTTGTTTGGCCAGCCGTTCCAACAATTGCAAATCAATTAGCTCCAAAAGGAAAAGAAGGGGCGTTTCAAGGGTATGTTAACTCAGCAGCAACTGTAGGCAAGGCTTTTGGTCCGCTTATAGGCGGAGTTCTTGTAGATACATTTAATATGCAAGCGATGTTTTTAAGTATGATAGGTTTACTTGTTATCGCAGTGTTTTTCTTAATGATTTATGATAGGAAATTACCAAAAGATGTATAA
- the leuS gene encoding leucine--tRNA ligase — MNYNHNEIEKKWQDYWAEHKTFKTSDNLGQKKFYALDMFPYPSGAGLHVGHPEGYTATDIISRYKRMQGYNVLHPMGWDAFGLPAEQYALDTGNDPREFTKKNIETFKRQIKELGFSYDWDREVNTTDPEYYKWTQWIFIQLYNKGLAYVDEVAVNWCPELGTVLSNEEVIDGVSERGGHPVVRKPMKQWVLKITEYADRLLEDLDDLDWPESLKDMQRNWIGRSEGAAISFDVEDNDAQIEVFTTRADTVYGATFLVLSPEHELVNQITTADQEVAIKDYQQEAAKKSDLERTGLSKEKSGVFTGAYATNPLSGQQVPIWIADYVLSTYGTGAVMAVPSGDQRDYEFAQTFDLPILEVIEGGDLSQEAYDGDGPHVNSGELNGLYNEEAIAKAIELLEQKGAGTRKVNYKLRDWLFSRQRYWGEPIPVIHWEDGSMTTVPEEELPLLLPETDEIKPSGTGESPLANIADFVNVVDEETGMKGRRETNTMPQWAGSCWYYLRYIDPDNDQMLADPEKLKHWLPVDLYIGGVEHAVLHLLYARFWHKVLYDLGVVPTKEPFQKLFNQGMILGEGNEKMSKSKGNVINPDDIVKSHGADTLRMYEMFMGPLDAAIAWSENGLDGSRRFLDRIWRLLVTDDGLISDKVVNINNKALDKSYHQTVKKVTEDYNTLNFNTAISQLMVFINDCYKTDEIYKPYIEGFIKMLAPIAPHISEELWTQLGHEETITYQPWPSYDESLLVDDEIEIVVQVNGKVRAKINIPKDTSKEEMEQLALDNDNVKAEIEGKDIKKVIAVPKKLVNIVAK, encoded by the coding sequence GTGAACTACAATCATAATGAAATTGAAAAGAAATGGCAGGATTATTGGGCAGAACATAAAACTTTTAAAACGAGCGATAATTTAGGTCAAAAAAAATTCTATGCGCTAGACATGTTTCCATACCCATCAGGTGCAGGACTTCATGTAGGCCATCCAGAGGGTTATACAGCTACAGATATTATTTCTCGTTATAAACGTATGCAAGGTTATAATGTGTTACATCCAATGGGGTGGGATGCATTTGGTCTTCCTGCAGAACAGTATGCCTTAGACACTGGTAATGATCCTCGTGAATTTACTAAAAAAAATATTGAGACGTTTAAACGTCAAATTAAAGAATTAGGTTTCAGTTATGATTGGGATAGAGAAGTGAATACTACAGACCCAGAATATTATAAATGGACGCAATGGATTTTTATTCAATTATATAATAAAGGACTCGCTTACGTTGATGAAGTTGCAGTAAACTGGTGTCCAGAACTTGGTACAGTACTTTCAAATGAAGAAGTTATTGACGGTGTGTCCGAACGTGGCGGTCACCCTGTGGTAAGAAAACCAATGAAACAATGGGTATTAAAAATTACTGAATATGCAGATCGTTTACTTGAAGATTTAGATGACTTAGATTGGCCTGAATCATTAAAAGACATGCAACGTAACTGGATTGGTCGTTCAGAAGGGGCTGCTATCTCATTCGATGTAGAAGACAATGATGCCCAAATTGAAGTATTTACAACACGTGCAGATACTGTGTACGGTGCAACATTCTTAGTGTTAAGTCCTGAACATGAACTTGTAAATCAAATTACAACAGCAGATCAAGAAGTGGCTATCAAAGATTATCAACAAGAAGCGGCTAAAAAGTCAGACTTAGAACGTACAGGTTTATCTAAAGAAAAATCCGGAGTATTCACTGGTGCATATGCAACGAATCCTTTATCTGGACAACAAGTTCCAATTTGGATTGCCGATTATGTACTTTCCACATACGGAACTGGTGCAGTTATGGCAGTACCAAGTGGAGACCAAAGAGACTATGAATTCGCACAAACATTTGATTTGCCAATTTTAGAAGTTATCGAAGGTGGCGATTTATCGCAAGAAGCCTATGATGGAGATGGACCACATGTTAATTCTGGCGAGTTGAACGGTTTATATAACGAAGAAGCGATTGCTAAAGCAATTGAATTGTTAGAACAAAAAGGTGCGGGTACTAGAAAAGTAAATTATAAATTACGAGACTGGTTATTTAGTCGTCAAAGATATTGGGGCGAACCAATACCTGTAATTCATTGGGAAGATGGTTCAATGACCACTGTTCCAGAAGAAGAATTGCCGTTACTTTTACCTGAAACGGATGAAATTAAGCCTTCAGGTACAGGCGAATCTCCATTAGCTAACATTGCTGATTTTGTTAATGTGGTTGATGAAGAAACTGGAATGAAAGGTCGTCGCGAAACAAATACTATGCCACAATGGGCAGGTAGCTGTTGGTATTATTTAAGATATATTGATCCAGATAATGATCAAATGCTTGCTGATCCAGAAAAATTAAAACACTGGCTACCGGTTGATTTATACATTGGTGGTGTAGAACACGCAGTACTTCACTTATTATATGCGAGATTCTGGCATAAAGTTTTATATGATTTAGGTGTAGTCCCTACGAAAGAACCATTCCAAAAATTATTTAACCAAGGCATGATACTCGGTGAAGGTAATGAAAAAATGAGTAAGTCAAAAGGTAATGTAATCAACCCAGATGATATCGTGAAATCACATGGTGCTGATACTTTACGTATGTATGAAATGTTTATGGGACCACTTGATGCAGCAATTGCATGGAGTGAAAATGGTTTAGACGGCTCAAGACGTTTCTTAGACAGAATCTGGCGCTTATTAGTTACTGATGATGGTTTGATTTCCGATAAAGTGGTAAATATTAATAATAAAGCTTTAGATAAAAGTTATCATCAAACAGTGAAAAAAGTTACTGAGGATTATAATACTTTGAATTTCAATACCGCGATAAGTCAACTTATGGTATTTATCAATGATTGTTATAAAACAGATGAAATTTACAAACCATATATTGAAGGATTCATTAAAATGTTGGCACCAATTGCACCACATATATCTGAAGAATTATGGACGCAACTTGGACATGAAGAAACAATCACTTATCAACCATGGCCTTCATATGATGAATCATTGCTCGTTGATGATGAAATCGAAATTGTTGTTCAAGTGAACGGTAAAGTACGTGCTAAGATTAATATTCCAAAAGACACTTCAAAAGAAGAAATGGAACAATTAGCACTTGATAATGATAATGTTAAAGCTGAAATTGAAGGTAAAGATATCAAGAAAGTCATTGCAGTACCAAAAAAATTAGTTAACATTGTAGCTAAATAA
- a CDS encoding rhodanese-like domain-containing protein produces MESITIDELKDKVLNSDPIHIVDVRTDEETAMGVIPGAEKIPMNQVPDKLNHFNKDETYYIICKVGGRSAQVVQFLEQNDIHAVNVEGGMDAWGDEGLEINSI; encoded by the coding sequence ATGGAATCTATTACAATTGATGAGTTGAAAGATAAGGTCCTAAATTCTGATCCAATTCATATCGTTGATGTTAGAACAGATGAAGAAACAGCTATGGGTGTAATACCAGGCGCAGAAAAAATACCAATGAATCAAGTTCCAGATAAATTAAATCATTTTAACAAAGATGAAACATATTATATCATTTGTAAAGTGGGCGGACGTAGTGCACAAGTTGTTCAATTCCTTGAACAAAACGATATACATGCAGTTAATGTTGAAGGCGGTATGGACGCGTGGGGCGACGAAGGTTTAGAAATCAATAGTATTTAA
- a CDS encoding NAD(P)/FAD-dependent oxidoreductase — protein MYQTIIIGGGPSGLMAAAAASQNSENVLLIEKKKGLGRKLKISGGGRCNVTNRLPYDEIIKNIPGNGKFLYSPFSVFDNESIIQFFESRGVGLKEEDHGRMFPVSNKAQDVVDALIHTLQQNNVNVKEESTVQSIEYTPQQTFQVTLNEQQQFESKSLIIATGGTSVPKTGSTGDGYKFAKHLGHTITELFPTEVPITSSEPFIKNKRLKGLSLKDVALSVLKKNGKQRITHQMDMLFTHFGISGPAALRCSQFVYKEQKSQKQKEIQMQLDAFPNLSVAQLEAQIRNILKDTPDKYIKNSLHGLIEERYLLFIIEQAQISDDLTAHHISNAQINKLVELFKGFTFTVNGTLPIDKAFVTGGGVSLKEIHPKTMMSKHVPGLFLCGEVLDIHGYTGGYNITSALVTGNVAGSNAGEFHL, from the coding sequence ATGTATCAAACAATTATAATCGGTGGTGGGCCAAGTGGACTCATGGCTGCCGCTGCAGCAAGTCAAAATAGCGAAAATGTTTTATTAATTGAGAAGAAAAAAGGATTGGGTCGCAAGCTAAAAATTTCTGGTGGCGGCCGCTGTAATGTTACTAACCGCCTTCCTTATGATGAAATTATTAAAAACATACCTGGCAATGGAAAATTTTTATACAGTCCTTTCTCTGTATTTGATAATGAATCCATCATTCAATTTTTCGAATCAAGAGGTGTAGGTTTAAAAGAAGAAGATCATGGTCGTATGTTTCCAGTATCTAATAAAGCACAAGACGTGGTAGATGCCCTCATTCATACGTTACAACAAAACAATGTAAACGTTAAAGAAGAATCTACTGTCCAATCTATTGAATATACACCACAACAAACGTTTCAAGTTACACTAAATGAGCAACAACAATTTGAAAGTAAGAGTCTCATTATTGCGACTGGTGGTACTAGTGTACCCAAAACGGGGTCTACTGGAGATGGTTATAAATTTGCTAAACATTTAGGTCATACGATTACAGAATTATTTCCGACCGAAGTCCCTATTACGTCTTCTGAACCTTTTATTAAGAACAAGCGTTTAAAAGGTTTAAGTTTAAAGGATGTTGCACTATCCGTATTGAAAAAGAATGGCAAACAACGTATCACACATCAAATGGATATGTTATTCACACATTTTGGTATAAGTGGACCTGCCGCACTGAGATGTAGTCAATTTGTATATAAAGAGCAAAAAAGTCAAAAACAAAAAGAGATTCAGATGCAACTTGATGCTTTTCCAAATCTGAGTGTCGCTCAATTAGAAGCACAAATTAGAAATATATTAAAAGATACACCTGACAAATATATTAAAAATAGCTTGCACGGGTTAATCGAAGAACGTTATTTATTATTCATTATTGAACAAGCACAAATTAGTGATGACTTAACTGCCCATCATATTTCAAATGCACAAATTAATAAGTTAGTTGAATTATTTAAAGGTTTTACTTTTACTGTCAACGGAACGTTGCCCATTGATAAAGCTTTTGTAACTGGTGGTGGTGTGTCATTAAAAGAAATACACCCTAAAACTATGATGTCAAAACACGTACCAGGGTTATTTTTGTGCGGTGAAGTATTAGATATACATGGTTACACAGGTGGATATAATATCACAAGCGCTTTAGTCACTGGTAATGTTGCTGGCTCAAACGCGGGTGAATTTCATCTTTAA
- a CDS encoding putative polysaccharide biosynthesis protein, with product MSESKELVRGTFLITLSILITKVLGVIYIIPFYSIIGGEENLAPFNYAYTPYNIAIAIATAGVPLAASKYVSKYNAMGAYKVSEKLYKSSFLVMTVTGFIGFFILYLLAPTIASITLANKAGANGGWSVDEITWIIRIISMVVIFIPLLATWRGVFQGYKSMGPTAVSEVIEQIARILFILVGSYLVLNVFNGSVLAANGIATFAAAVGAIAGIFTLWYYWRKRKPNIEKMVATDTTGIDISYGKMYKEIISYSIPFVIVSLNFPLFNLVDQFTHNSALGLAGVSSNMHDYFFTILNMTTNKIVMIPTALSAGFAVSLIPFITKTYAKGELHEMHRQIRTSLGVLMFITVPASLGIMALALPLYTVFYSYNVDGSQMLFYYAPVAILIGLLSVTASMLQGIDKQKLTVFVILAAVVIKVVLNTPLIIAFHSAGAILSTAIALLFAVSCNLYILKKHAKFDFSETWLHFGKIFLYSLIMMISVELTFFILQFFISTQSKFGSLIIIIVSVIVGMLVYASMTMKTRLADQFLGDIPQKIRRKLGIAE from the coding sequence ATGAGTGAAAGTAAAGAATTAGTGAGGGGCACCTTTTTAATTACGCTTAGTATTTTGATTACTAAGGTTTTAGGTGTTATATATATTATTCCATTCTACTCGATTATTGGTGGAGAGGAAAATTTGGCGCCTTTCAACTATGCATACACCCCGTATAATATAGCGATTGCTATTGCAACTGCGGGAGTCCCATTAGCAGCGTCTAAATATGTTTCTAAGTATAATGCAATGGGTGCATATAAGGTCAGTGAAAAACTGTATAAATCAAGCTTTCTTGTTATGACTGTAACAGGATTTATAGGATTTTTCATCTTATATTTATTAGCTCCAACAATTGCATCTATTACTTTAGCAAATAAAGCAGGTGCAAATGGCGGGTGGTCAGTAGACGAAATTACATGGATTATTAGAATTATTAGTATGGTAGTTATTTTTATTCCGCTACTTGCTACATGGCGCGGTGTGTTCCAGGGTTACAAATCTATGGGACCAACAGCAGTGTCAGAAGTTATTGAACAAATTGCACGTATACTATTTATTTTAGTTGGTAGTTATTTAGTTCTTAATGTATTTAACGGCAGTGTACTTGCAGCTAATGGTATTGCTACATTTGCAGCGGCTGTAGGAGCAATTGCAGGGATTTTCACACTATGGTATTACTGGAGAAAAAGAAAACCTAATATTGAAAAAATGGTTGCAACGGATACAACGGGCATTGATATATCATACGGTAAAATGTACAAAGAGATTATTTCTTACAGTATTCCGTTCGTCATCGTGAGTCTGAATTTCCCATTATTTAATTTAGTCGATCAATTTACACATAATAGCGCACTCGGTTTAGCAGGTGTGTCTAGCAATATGCATGACTATTTCTTTACAATTTTAAATATGACGACAAATAAAATCGTTATGATTCCAACAGCACTATCAGCTGGTTTTGCAGTAAGTTTAATTCCATTTATTACTAAAACGTATGCAAAAGGTGAATTACATGAGATGCACAGACAAATACGTACGTCATTAGGGGTTCTAATGTTCATCACAGTGCCTGCAAGTTTAGGTATTATGGCATTAGCATTACCATTATATACAGTCTTTTATAGTTATAATGTTGATGGTAGCCAAATGCTATTCTACTATGCGCCAGTAGCAATTCTAATTGGTTTATTGAGTGTAACAGCATCAATGTTACAAGGTATTGATAAACAAAAATTAACAGTATTTGTTATATTAGCGGCAGTTGTAATAAAAGTAGTGTTAAATACACCATTAATTATAGCGTTCCATTCTGCTGGTGCGATATTAAGTACGGCAATTGCATTATTATTTGCAGTGTCATGTAATCTGTATATACTTAAAAAACATGCTAAATTTGATTTTTCAGAAACATGGTTACACTTTGGTAAAATATTCTTGTATAGCTTAATTATGATGATATCAGTTGAATTAACATTCTTTATCTTACAATTCTTTATTTCAACACAATCTAAATTTGGATCGCTGATTATAATTATTGTTAGTGTGATTGTTGGTATGTTAGTTTATGCTAGCATGACTATGAAGACAAGACTTGCAGATCAGTTTTTAGGTGATATTCCACAGAAAATTAGACGTAAATTAGGTATCGCAGAATGA
- a CDS encoding pseudouridine synthase — MRIDKFLANMGVGTRTEVKQLLKKGNVTVNDKKEKSPKTQINPDTDTVSVNETQIQYIDKIYLMLNKPKGYLSATEDNNQQTVIDLVEEFRYLELFPVGRLDKDTEGLLLITNDGQFNHQLMSPTKHVSKTYEVISEKTITKNDIESFKTGIELNEGLAKPAQLVEGDEKNKSFVTIYEGRYHQVKRMFHAIDNEVLALKRISIGDLKLDSALAPGEYRHLTQQDFKQLGLK; from the coding sequence ATGAGAATAGATAAATTCTTAGCTAATATGGGCGTAGGAACACGTACAGAAGTGAAACAACTACTAAAAAAAGGCAATGTTACCGTGAATGATAAAAAAGAGAAATCACCAAAAACACAAATCAATCCAGATACGGATACTGTAAGCGTTAATGAAACGCAAATTCAGTATATAGATAAAATCTATTTGATGTTAAATAAACCAAAAGGGTATTTATCAGCTACTGAAGATAATAATCAACAGACAGTTATAGACTTAGTAGAAGAATTTAGATATTTAGAACTATTTCCAGTTGGACGTTTGGATAAAGATACTGAAGGGTTATTGCTCATCACTAATGATGGGCAGTTTAACCATCAATTGATGAGTCCAACAAAGCATGTTTCTAAGACATATGAAGTAATTTCTGAAAAAACTATTACAAAAAATGATATAGAATCCTTTAAAACGGGTATTGAATTAAATGAGGGATTGGCGAAACCTGCTCAATTAGTTGAAGGTGATGAAAAGAACAAATCATTTGTCACAATATACGAAGGAAGGTATCATCAGGTTAAGCGTATGTTTCATGCTATAGATAATGAAGTTTTAGCTTTGAAACGTATTAGCATTGGCGACTTAAAGCTAGATTCAGCATTAGCGCCAGGAGAATATCGTCATCTAACTCAACAAGATTTTAAACAATTAGGATTAAAATAA
- a CDS encoding YtxH domain-containing protein, whose product MSNLFKAVLGIGGAAAAVVLSKKENRDRLKDEYGKYKSNPESYKQNAKDIASQISSKAGETYSEVKQDPKGYASKVKQDPKGYLKDQKNHFKNGVKKEDVEIEEARFDDEGGDPSNNLRVVTEEELKNNSNKRDNK is encoded by the coding sequence ATGTCAAATTTATTTAAAGCAGTATTAGGTATCGGCGGAGCAGCGGCTGCAGTTGTTCTTTCTAAAAAAGAAAATAGAGATAGATTAAAAGACGAGTATGGCAAATACAAGTCTAATCCAGAATCATATAAACAAAACGCGAAAGATATCGCTAGTCAAATTAGTTCAAAAGCAGGCGAAACTTATAGTGAAGTAAAACAAGATCCTAAAGGCTATGCTTCAAAAGTAAAACAAGACCCTAAAGGTTACCTTAAAGATCAAAAAAATCATTTCAAAAATGGTGTCAAAAAAGAAGACGTAGAAATTGAAGAAGCTAGATTCGATGATGAAGGCGGAGATCCTTCTAATAATCTACGTGTCGTAACTGAAGAAGAATTAAAAAATAATAGTAATAAACGTGATAATAAGTAG
- the pepV gene encoding dipeptidase PepV, whose product MWKDKVKEYEDLIVDDLKGLLSIESVREDNKATAEYPVGPGPRKALDYMYKIAERDGFGTHDVDHIAGRIEAGAGEDVFGILCHVDVVPAGEGWDSDPFDPVVTDDRIIARGTLDDKGPTIAAYYAVKILNDMNVNWKKRIHIIIGTDEESDWQCTERYFETEEMPALGFAPDAEFPAIHGEKGITTFDVIQNEKAEDQDEPEYELISFNSGQRYNMVPDEAVANVSVKENMTDVIQNFEQFVQENNIEGESIVDSGVLVLKVQGKAVHGMDPSIGVNAGLYLLNFLSSLDLDKTAANFVDFSEKYLFNSHFGEKMGMKFHTDVMGDLTTNIGVMSYDNVKGGTFGVNLRYPQGFEFEEAMTRFKSEVQSLGFSIELGKNQTPHYVEKDDPFVQTLVQAYRNQTGDETEPYTIGGGTYARNLDKGVAFGAMFNDSEDLMHQKNEYISKKQLFDATSIYLESLYTLCVEE is encoded by the coding sequence ATGTGGAAAGACAAAGTGAAAGAGTATGAAGATCTAATCGTTGATGATTTGAAAGGTTTATTATCTATTGAGAGTGTTAGGGAAGATAATAAAGCAACAGCAGAATATCCAGTTGGACCTGGTCCACGAAAAGCCTTAGATTACATGTACAAAATAGCTGAACGCGATGGATTTGGCACACATGATGTAGACCATATCGCTGGTCGTATTGAAGCGGGTGCTGGAGAAGATGTTTTTGGTATATTATGCCATGTTGATGTTGTACCTGCTGGAGAAGGTTGGGATTCTGATCCGTTTGATCCAGTTGTGACAGACGATAGAATTATTGCAAGAGGTACGCTTGATGATAAGGGTCCAACAATTGCAGCGTACTATGCAGTTAAAATATTAAATGATATGAATGTAAATTGGAAAAAACGTATACATATTATAATAGGTACTGATGAAGAATCTGATTGGCAATGCACTGAGCGTTATTTTGAAACTGAAGAAATGCCTGCATTAGGATTTGCACCGGATGCAGAATTCCCTGCAATTCACGGCGAAAAAGGTATTACTACTTTTGATGTGATACAAAATGAAAAAGCAGAAGACCAAGACGAGCCAGAATATGAATTAATTTCATTTAACTCAGGTCAAAGATATAATATGGTACCTGATGAAGCCGTGGCAAATGTATCTGTAAAAGAAAACATGACTGACGTCATTCAAAATTTCGAACAATTTGTTCAAGAGAACAATATTGAAGGGGAAAGTATCGTTGATAGTGGTGTACTTGTATTAAAAGTTCAAGGAAAAGCTGTACATGGTATGGATCCTTCTATCGGTGTCAATGCTGGTTTATACTTGTTAAATTTCTTATCAAGCCTAGATTTAGATAAAACAGCAGCTAATTTCGTAGATTTCAGTGAAAAATATTTATTCAATTCTCATTTCGGAGAAAAAATGGGTATGAAATTCCACACAGATGTTATGGGTGATTTAACGACGAATATTGGTGTTATGTCTTATGACAATGTCAAAGGTGGGACATTTGGTGTTAATTTAAGATATCCGCAAGGATTTGAATTTGAAGAAGCAATGACGCGTTTCAAGAGTGAAGTTCAATCACTTGGATTTTCAATTGAATTAGGTAAAAATCAAACACCACACTATGTAGAAAAAGATGATCCATTTGTTCAAACGCTCGTACAAGCCTATAGAAACCAAACAGGCGATGAAACTGAACCATACACAATTGGTGGTGGCACATACGCCCGTAATTTAGATAAAGGTGTTGCCTTTGGAGCAATGTTCAATGATTCTGAAGATTTAATGCACCAAAAAAATGAATATATCAGTAAGAAGCAATTATTTGATGCGACGAGTATCTATTTAGAGTCACTATATACTTTGTGTGTGGAGGAATAA